One window of Saccharomyces kudriavzevii IFO 1802 strain IFO1802 genome assembly, chromosome: 10 genomic DNA carries:
- the RPL39 gene encoding 60S ribosomal protein eL39 (similar to Saccharomyces cerevisiae RPL39 (YJL189W); ancestral locus Anc_1.148), whose protein sequence is MAAQKSFRTKQKMAKAKKQNRPLPQWVRLRTNNTIRYNAKRRNWRRTKMNI, encoded by the exons ATGGCT GCTCAAAAGTCTTTCAGAACCAAGCAAAAAATGGCTAAGGCTAAGAAGCAAAACAGACCATTGCCACAATGGGTCAGATTGAGAACCAACAACACTATCCGTTACAATGCTAAGAGAAGAAACTGGAGAAGAACTAAGATGAACATCTAA
- the SOP4 gene encoding Sop4p (similar to Saccharomyces cerevisiae SOP4 (YJL192C); ancestral locus Anc_1.145) — MFSQIVLFFCVFLSLSSATTTGTIKGRLDLAANNITGFVLARTSFRLYQIGNFSTEYPYAATTTLQDDKGHFEFANLPLNDGVNATTYYVMYPTSMDFNLKPNRILVEFQNLENGTLHLNAFKNFFGRENFPSKDIIYPEELQSMSVDPYIEVELLHKAPIRSYLQTRNVSIFSTGIVGNILNSRWKLAGVITLIALVIFPIIVEKLDPETARAIKEEAKRKQREKYGAVTSK; from the coding sequence ATGTTTTCCCAGAtcgttcttttcttctgcGTGTTCCTTTCTCTGAGTAGTGCTACGACTACAGGAACCATTAAGGGAAGGTTAGATTTAGCAGCAAATAATATTACGGGCTTTGTCTTAGCTAGAACAAGTTTCAGACTATACCAGATTGGCAATTTTTCCACTGAATATCCTTATGCAGCTACCACGACGCTTCAAGATGATAAAGgtcattttgaatttgcaaACCTTCCTTTAAATGACGGTGTTAATGCAACCACATACTATGTGATGTATCCAACATCTATGGATTTTAATTTGAAGCCAAACAGAATCCTTGTTGAGTTTCAGAACCTCGAGAACGGCACGTTACATTTGAATGCgttcaaaaacttttttgGAAGGGAAAATTTCCCATCAAAGGATATAATATACCCTGAAGAGTTACAATCCATGAGTGTGGACCCTTACATTGAAGTGGAACTTCTACACAAGGCCCCAATAAGGTCTTATTTACAAACTAGAAATGTTAGTATATTTTCCACAGGGATTGTTGGTAATATTTTGAACTCACGTTGGAAATTGGCAGGTGTCATTACATTAATCGCCCTTGTCATTTTCCCAATAATAgtggaaaaattggatCCAGAGACTGCACGGGCCATTAAAGAGGAggcaaaaaggaaacaaagGGAAAAGTACGGAGCTGTCACTTCGAAGTAG
- the RPS14B gene encoding 40S ribosomal protein uS11 (similar to Saccharomyces cerevisiae RPS14A (YCR031C) and RPS14B (YJL191W); ancestral locus Anc_1.146) translates to MANDLVQARDNSQVFGVARIYASFNDTFVHVTDLSGKETIARVTGGMKVKADRDESSPYAAMLAAQDVAVKCKEVGITAVHVKIRATGGTRTKTPGPGGQAALRALARSGLRIGRIEDVTPVPSDSTRKKGGRRGRRL, encoded by the exons ATGGCTAACG ACCTTGTTCAAGCTCGCGACAACTCTCAAGTCTTTGGTGTCGCCAGGATCTACGCTTCCTTCAACGATACTTTTGTCCATGTTACCGATTTATCTGGTAAGGAAACTATCGCCAGAGTTACTGGTGGTATGAAGGTCAAGGCCGACAGAGACGAATCCTCTCCATATGCCGCTATGCTGGCTGCGCAAGATGTTGCCGTTAAGTGTAAGGAAGTCGGTATTACCGCCGTCCATGTTAAAATCAGAGCTACTGGTGGTACTAGAACCAAAACTCCAGGTCCAGGTGGTCAAGCCGCTTTGAGAGCCTTGGCTAGATCTGGTTTAAGGATCGGCCGTATCGAAGATGTCACCCCAGTTCCATCTGACTCCACCAGAAAGAAGGGTGGTAGAAGAGGTAGAAGATTATGA
- the MNN11 gene encoding alpha-1,6-mannosyltransferase (similar to Saccharomyces cerevisiae MNN11 (YJL183W); ancestral locus Anc_1.156) translates to MAIKPRTKGKSYSSRSAGPQWFNIFGFRQSKYGTCKFLSIITTFVCILYVFSSRFYPISHSAGVSYPPSHGLYIHEIPASSRLIFPRIEHAPLLKEVTVRSLYTTRTELDGSKRLVLKPEENAMTDEEKKKTTDQILLVKHSFLDHGKLVYRRNNDVPEVVVVTLIDFENYDSETVIQIVQNRVDYAQKHQYGVYIRWIQEFLPALENQNLAESYDFIKPLMIRAAMHAFPTAKYIHFVDQDALLMNLDLSLQKYLLDPRILDLALLKNVPVVANSNIKTYNHFEYNSAKIIIPHDGNGNIDTSSFVVANDFHGQALIDYLNDPLLRNFPWDTTGDKLSCAIGHILQWHPTLLGKTAIVIPKVLASQYDASLDQEGQSGNGASGGDAYHYNEGDLAASFKGCRLRGTCADEISHMYKKIKRS, encoded by the coding sequence ATGGCAATTAAACCAAGAACTAAGGGCAAGTCGTACTCATCGAGATCGGCAGGGCCCCAATGGTTCAATATATTTGGCTTCAGGCAGAGCAAGTATGGCACTTGCAAATTTCTATCGATCATAACGACCTTCGTTTGCATTCTTTATGTCTTCTCTAGTCGGTTTTATCCAATATCTCATTCCGCGGGCGTATCATATCCTCCATCTCATGGACTGTACATTCATGAAATTCCTGCTTCCAGCCGATTGATTTTTCCACGTATAGAGCATGCTCCTTTATTGAAGGAAGTGACAGTCAGGAGTCTTTATACTACAAGAACAGAATTGGATGGTAGCAAGAGGTTAGTTTTGAAACCTGAAGAGAATGCCATGActgatgaagagaaaaagaagactACCGATCAAATTTTACTAGTAAAGCATTCGTTTCTGGACCATGGAAAGCTAGTATACCGTAGAAACAATGATGTGCCCGAAGTGGTGGTGGTTACATTAatagattttgaaaactatGATTCAGAAACAGTTATTcaaattgttcaaaataGGGTCGATTACGCTCAAAAGCACCAATATGGTGTCTACATTCGTTGGATACAAGAGTTTTTGCCGGCCTTGGAAAACCAAAACCTGGCTGAAAGCTACGATTTCATCAAGCCGTTAATGATAAGAGCCGCCATGCACGCCTTCCCAACTGCCAAATACATTCATTTTGTTGATCAGGACGCCCTATTGATGAATCTTGATCTTTCCTTACAGAAATACCTGTTGGATCCCAGGATTTTGGATTTAGCTTTGCTAAAAAACGTTCCTGTTGTAGCTAACTCTAACATCAAGACATACAATCATTTTGAGTACAACTCTGCAAAGATCATCATTCCCCATGATGGGAATGGTAATATCGATACATCCTCCTTTGTCGTTGCTAATGATTTCCATGGCCAAGCTCTGATAGACTATTTAAACGATCCGTTGCTAAGAAATTTCCCATGGGATACTACCGGTGATAAGTTGAGTTGCGCTATCGGCCACATTTTGCAATGGCATCCTACATTACTGGGTAAGACAGCGATTGTCATACCAAAGGTTTTAGCAAGCCAATACGACGCCTCCTTGGACCAAGAGGGCCAGTCAGGGAATGGTGCCTCCGGAGGTGACGCTTATCATTATAATGAAGGTGACTTAGCTGCTTCTTTCAAGGGATGTAGGTTAAGAGGTACTTGCGCCGATGAGATAAGTCACAtgtataaaaaaatcaagaggTCTTGA
- the GON7 gene encoding chromatin DNA-binding EKC/KEOPS complex subunit GON7 (similar to Saccharomyces cerevisiae GON7 (YJL184W); ancestral locus Anc_1.154), with protein MTLPVALYSAPDGVEKNFIPTPDDPRYLTTEGRTTGPSDHVLNAGQIDRDKPSDPKYTADGSQLTYLSQLRTQLTGLQDDINEFLTRRMELAKNKKKAGAEEKRIQEEINQLLDGGDGEEDAD; from the coding sequence ATGACATTACCAGTGGCACTGTACAGTGCACCAGACGGTGTAGAAAAGAACTTTATACCAACACCCGATGACCCACGATACTTGACCACGGAGGGACGAACTACGGGCCCCAGTGACCATGTGCTGAACGCCGGCCAAATTGACAGAGACAAGCCCTCAGATCCCAAGTACACAGCAGATGGTTCACAGTTGACGTACCTAAGTCAGCTGCGCACGCAGCTGACAGGGTTACAAGACGATATTAATGAGTTCTTGACACGGAGAATGGAACTggccaaaaataaaaagaaagctgGCGCTGAGGAGAAACGAATTCAGGAAGAGATTAATCAGTTATTAGATGGTGGCGACGGCGAAGAGGACGCTGATTAG
- the MNN5 gene encoding alpha-1,2-mannosyltransferase MNN5 (similar to Saccharomyces cerevisiae MNN5 (YJL186W); ancestral locus Anc_1.150) — protein MLIRLKKRKILQVLLSTVVLILFVCSLHKDASFSWLNATKLRLPYLAGSSHRSKFYSVLVDAIVQCKPMGSPPDLAKLHDAEGCTFAGNVAAHTSERDSELSYESLNKCYRLNTTVQEGLTAMHNKFTDILSGKLNFSFAQREALFPESEGIVTIGGGKYSVLAYTMIKKLRETGTTLPIEVIIPPQDEGDDDFCKNWLPKHNGKCIYFSDIVPAKSLRDLELTHFQLKVFGLIISNFKRIIFIDADNYAVKNLDLAFNTTSFEDTGLILWPDFWRRVTPPVFYNIIGSTINTGKRVRFVSDDVSPVSRYDPFVSDSKDYNPEEIQNHFLRHVPLHDMDGTMPDLTTESGQMVIDKIRHFHTLLLALYYNVYGPTWYYKMLSQGTAGEGDKETFIAAAHALNVPYYQVKTKFEFDGFYYKKDDFKGLALLQHDFEQDYRHYQTAQQKVKANIGEFSKLNPEYTLDKGFLKNLMLNDDGSDLDIMFIHASFYKADPWNLYHEKRFIGPDGKQLRGFKKLGRYGMDFELFLFDDMKKSFCTTPKNQVLRFKYFEDKITTPEWDAMCKYLADHVDYLERTHKDAMLGKE, from the coding sequence ATGTTGATCAGGctgaaaaagagaaaaatccTGCAGGTCCTCCTGAGCACCGTGGTGCTAATTCTATTCGTTTGCTCTTTACATAAAGATGCGTCCTTCAGTTGGCTAAATGCCACCAAGCTCAGGTTACCGTATCTGGCAGGGTCCAGTCACAGAAGCAAGTTTTACTCCGTTCTGGTTGATGCTATCGTGCAATGCAAGCCGATGGGCTCCCCTCCAGACTTGGCCAAGCTGCACGATGCGGAAGGGTGCACATTTGCAGGTAACGTTGCTGCACATACCTCCGAACGCGATAGCGAGTTGAGTTACGAGAGCTTGAATAAATGTTACAGGCTGAACACAACGGTACAAGAAGGTTTAACGGCAATGCACAATAAGTTCACAGATATCTTATCGGGAAAATTGAATTTCTCGTTTGCGCAAAGAGAGGCCCTTTTCCCCGAATCCGAGGGTATTGTTACCATTGGGGGTGGGAAGTACTCTGTGCTGGCATACACGATGATAAAAAAGTTGAGAGAAACGGGTACTACGTTACCTATTGAAGTTATTATCCCACCACAGGACGAAGGCGATGACgatttttgtaaaaattgGTTGCCAAAACATAATGGTAAGTGTATATATTTCTCGGATATAGTTCCTGCGAAGTCGCTGCGTGATCTAGAACTTACTCACTTCCAGCTGAAGGTCTTTGGGCTGATAATCTCCAATTTTAAGCGCATAATCTTTATTGATGCAGATAATTATGCAGTGAAAAATCTCGACCTGGCTTTTAATACGACATCCTTTGAAGACACCGGGTTAATCTTGTGGCCCGATTTTTGGAGGCGTGTCACTCCTCCGGTCTTTTACAATATTATAGGTTCGACCATCAACACTGGCAAAAGAGTTCGTTTTGTCAGTGACGATGTGTCCCCAGTGTCGCGGTATGATCCATTCGTCAGCGACTCAAAAGACTACAATCCAGAAGAAATACAGAATCACTTCCTAAGACATGTTCCCTTACATGATATGGATGGTACCATGCCAGATTTGACCACTGAATCCGGCCAAATGGTTATTGATAAGATTCGTCATTTCCACACACTGTTGTTAGCACTTTATTATAACGTCTATGGGCCTACTTGGTATTATAAGATGCTCTCTCAAGGTACTGCTGGTGAAGGTGACAAAGAGACATTTATTGCTGCTGCCCACGCTTTGAATGTGCCGTACTATCAAGTGAAAACTAAGTTTGAATTCGATGGTTTTTACTATAAAAAGGATGATTTCAAAGGTCTTGCCTTACTCCAACatgattttgaacaagACTACAGGCATTATCAAACGGCGCAGCAAAAAGTCAAAGCTAATATCGGCGAATTTTCCAAACTAAATCCAGAATACACTTTGGACAAAGGTttcctgaaaaatttgatgcTTAATGATGACGGTTCTGATTTGGATATTATGTTCATTCATGCAAGCTTTTATAAGGCGGACCCATGGAATCTATATCATGAAAAAAGGTTTATTGGTCCCGATGGCAAACAGCTACGTGGGTTTAAGAAATTGGGTCGTTACGGAATGGACTTCGAGctgtttttatttgatgatatgaaaaaatccttCTGTACCACTCCAAAGAACCAAGTTCTCAGGTTCAAATACTTTGAAGATAAAATCACTACGCCTGAATGGGATGCGATGTGTAAATACTTGGCCGACCATGTTGATTATTTGGAACGCACGCATAAAGATGCTATGCTTGGCAAGGAATAG
- the ATG36 gene encoding Atg36p (similar to Saccharomyces cerevisiae ATG36 (YJL185C); ancestral locus Anc_1.152), giving the protein MASMNNFQVEHGSRSARIQLRSNDSARDDESPFEILELSEEDFELDFHRLKSFNDVRVINNPELSPKNSRNEAVESASSAFEVPSDEIAILSISSGSTKGSPPSDQPDPSLRNIQSSTNSDRIDEWCLSSHFFNGLRQSVSQSNDGSTYGFLVSSLKEREPYTSAKLNKLSNTQRIAVQRLSRDLYPILRTCYRDKSRRQFLTCRQKRIYDDIPSFFPQRDFIVKYYSLPFEFDRFSDVDIESSSASRLVDDNIREPSNRSSSSASSSLENRSWFGWTLLSRFLEREW; this is encoded by the coding sequence ATGGCATCTATGAACAACTTTCAGGTTGAGCACGGATCAAGGTCTGCTCGTATCCAGCTCAGGAGTAACGACAGCGCCCGCGATGATGAATCGCCATTCGAAATCTTGGAACTTTCCGAAGAGGATTTTGAACTGGACTTCCATAGATTGAAGTCCTTCAATGATGTACGGGTTATCAATAATCCAGAACTATCGCCGAAAAACTCTCGTAATGAAGCAGTGGAGTCTGCAAGCAGTGCCTTTGAAGTTCCCTCTGACGAGATTGCCATACTATCTATATCTAGCGGCAGCACCAAAGGTTCTCCGCCGTCAGATCAACCAGACCCTAGCCTTCGGAATATTCAATCGTCTACTAACTCGGATAGAATAGACGAGTGGTGTTTGAGTAGCCACTTCTTCAATGGGTTGCGCCAGAGTGTCTCTCAGTCAAATGACGGCAGCACTTATGGGTTCCTCGTTTCTTCCCTTAAGGAAAGGGAGCCTTATACGTCTGCCAAACTAAATAAACTCTCAAACACCCAAAGGATCGCCGTGCAGCGGTTATCAAGAGACTTGTACCCTATCCTCAGAACCTGCTACCGTGATAAATCACGTCGACAATTTTTAACATGCCGtcagaaaagaatatacGATGATATACCATCGTTTTTTCCACAGCGTGACTTCATTGTTAAATATTACTCGTTACCCTTTGAATTCGACAGATTTTCAGACGTCGATATAGAGTCTTCATCGGCTTCACGGTTGGTGGATGACAATATACGAGAACCGTCAAACCGGTCATCGAGTAGcgcttcttcatcgttgGAAAATAGATCTTGGTTTGGGTGGACTTTGCTTTCCAGGTTCTTGGAAAGGGAATggtag
- the RPS22A gene encoding 40S ribosomal protein uS8 (similar to Saccharomyces cerevisiae RPS22A (YJL190C); ancestral locus Anc_1.147) — protein sequence MTRSSVLADALNSINNAEKTGKRQVLIRPSSKVIIKFLQVMQKHGYIGEFEYIDDHRSGKIVVQLNGRLNKCGVISPRFNVKIGDIEKWTANLLPARQFGYVILTTSAGIMDHEEARRKHVSGKILGFVY from the coding sequence ATGACCAGATCTTCCGTTTTAGCTGATGCTTTGAATTCCATTAACAACGCTGAAAAGACCGGTAAGCGTCAAGTTTTAATCAGACCATCCTCCAAGGTCATTATCAAGTTTTTGCAGGTTATGCAAAAGCATGGTTACATTGGTGAATTCGAGTACATTGATGACCACAGATCTGGTAAGATTGTTGTTCAATTGAACGGTAGATTGAACAAGTGTGGTGTCATTTCTCCAAGATTCAACGTTAAGATTGGtgacattgaaaaatggacCGCCAACTTGTTGCCAGCTAGACAATTCGGTTACGTCATCTTGACCACCTCTGCTGGTATTATGGACCACGAAGAAGCCAGAAGAAAGCACGTCTCTGGTAAGATTTTGGGTTTCGTTTACTAA
- the SWE1 gene encoding tyrosine protein kinase SWE1 (similar to Saccharomyces cerevisiae SWE1 (YJL187C); ancestral locus Anc_1.149): MSSLDEDEEDFEMLDTEDFQLLVGKTFGKQTGADENDDVAIGGCTPSNKLKFYPYSNNKLTRSTGTLNLSLSNTALSESNSKVLGKIEEEDDEEDEETVDSRINRWSPFNEADNVTTPTAKRSVDRTNSPSSLRQWNQRWFPANQTQNEDITSSSSYSVAKPNQSAFTSSGLISKMSRDSSLYPAKLRIPETPVKKSPSMEGRDHHHIHLSNSKIASSSLSVSPLNFVDDNNLREDLLFSDSPSSKVLPSIHVSAMESSPLSEAKYHSHDRQNSNNNILSPTTSLITNSSPQTLHSNKFKKIKRARNSVILKNKELTNSLQQFKDDLYGTDENFPPPIIISGHNSTRKTSHHHQLRGRYDNDTDDEISTPTRRKSIIGATSQTHGETKPLSLSSAAVTNKSNAETHSISSTDSSPLNSKRRLISSNKLSANPDSHLFEKFTNVHSIGKGQFSTVYQVTFAQTKKKYAIKAIKPNKYNSLKRILLEIKILNEVTNQVTMDQEGKEYIVDYISSWKFQNSYYIMTELCENGNLDGFLQEQVIAKKKRLEDWRIWKIIVELSLALRFIHESCHIVHLDLKPANVMITFEGNLKLGDFGMATHLPLEDKGFENEGDREYIAPEIISDCTYDYRADVFSLGLMIVEIAANVVLPDNGNAWHKLRSGDLSDAGRLSSTDIHSESLFSDTTKVDTNDLFDFERENVSANPASVINTHDNGSNNNNNNNTAGSIVTTKNRLVMHKSSNIPAWVPKFLIDGESLERIVRWMIEPNYERRPTANQILQTEECLYVEMTRNAGAIIQEDDFGPKPKFFT, from the coding sequence ATGAGTTCTTTGGACGAGGATGAGGAAGACTTCGAAATGCTCGACACAGAAGACTTCCAGCTCTTAGTGGGGAAGACGTTTGGAAAGCAGACAGGTGCGGACGAAAATGACGATGTTGCTATAGGGGGGTGCACTCCGAGTAATAAACTGAAGTTTTACCCTTATTCGAATAATAAACTGACAAGAAGTACGGGCACTTTGAACTTGTCCTTAAGTAATACCGCTCTATCAGAATCTAATTCGAAAGTTCTTGGTAAAATTGAAGAGGAGGACGACGAGGAAGACGAGGAAACCGTGGATTCTCGTATAAACAGGTGGTCTCCCTTTAATGAAGCCGATAATGTTACCACTCCCACTGCAAAGAGATCCGTGGACAGGACCAACAGCCCGAGCTCTCTCAGGCAATGGAATCAGCGATGGTTTCCAGCAAACCAAACTCAGAATGAAGATATAacctcttcctcttcctaTAGCGTTGCTAAGCCAAACCAGTCTGCCTTCACGTCTTCGGGGCTCATATCTAAAATGTCCAGAGATTCTTCCTTATACCCTGCAAAATTAAGAATACCAGAGACTCCAGTAAAGAAGTCTCCCTCAATGGAAGGAAGAGATCATCATCATATCCACCTTTCGAATTCGAAAAtcgcttcttcttctttgagCGTTTCCCCATTGAATTTTGTCGACGATAATAATCTACGAGAAGaccttttattttcagatTCTCCATCCTCCAAAGTCTTGCCTTCTATTCACGTATCTGCCATGGAGTCATCACCATTGAGCGAGGCCAAATATCATTCACATGACCGTCagaatagtaataataatatcctGTCCCCCACCACCAGTTTGATCACAAATAGCTCACCACAGACACTGCATTCcaataaattcaagaagataAAGCGGGCAAGGAACTCtgttattttgaaaaataaagaattaACAAACAGTCTACAACAATTTAAAGATGATTTGTACGGTACagatgaaaatttcccaCCTCCCATCATAATATCAGGTCATAATTCAACCAGAAAGACttctcatcatcatcaacttCGTGGCCGTTACGATAATGATactgatgatgaaatttctaCTCCAACTAGGCGAAAATCTATTATTGGGGCAACATCTCAAACACATGGGGAAACTAAACCTCTATCACTATCTTCTGCCGCTGTGACGAATAAGTCGAATGCAGAGACGCATTCCATTTCCTCCACGGACTCCTCGCCTCTGAATTCTAAAAGGCGTCTAATCTCTTCTAACAAACTATCAGCAAATCCAGATTCtcatctttttgaaaaattcacaaATGTGCATTCTATTGGTAAAGGACAATTTTCCACGGTGTATCAAGTAACGTTTgctcaaacaaaaaaaaaatatgccATTAAAGCCATCAAACCAAATAAATATAATTCTTTAAAACGCATCTTGCTGGAAATCAAGATATTGAACGAGGTAACAAATCAAGTTACCATGGACCAAGAGGGTAAAGAATATATTGTTGATTATATTAGTTCGTGGAAGTTTCAAAACTCTTATTATATCATGACGGAATTGTGTGAAAATGGCAATTTGGATGGCTTTTTACAAGAACAAGTCAtcgccaaaaaaaaaaggctgGAAGATTGGAGGATCTGGAAAATTATAGTGGAGTTGAGCTTAGCTTTACGGTTCATCCATGAATCCTGTCATATTGTGCATCTAGATTTGAAGCCTGCTAATGTCATGATCACTTTTGAGGGGAACTTAAAATTGGGTGATTTTGGAATGGCGACTCATCTACCCTTAGAAGATAAAggttttgaaaatgaaggtgATAGGGAATACATTGCACCAGAGATCATTTCGGATTGTACTTATGATTACAGAGCCGATGTATTCTCCCTTGGTCTGATGATTGTTGAAATTGCTGCAAATGTTGTTTTGCCAGATAACGGTAATGCATGGCATAAGTTAAGATCAGGCGATTTATCGGATGCTGGGAGATTAAGTTCCACAGATATACATTCGGAGTCACTATTTTCGGATACTACGAAAGTGGATACCAATGatttatttgattttgaaagggAAAACGTTAGCGCCAACCCCGCTTCCGTTATTAATACTCATGATAACGgtagtaataataataataataataatacagCAGGTAGTATCGTCACTACCAAGAATCGTCTCGTTATGCATAAAAGTTCCAATATTCCTGCATGGGTACCGAAATTTCTCATAGATGGGGAATCTCTTGAGAGAATAGTACGATGGATGATAGAACCCAATTACGAGAGAAGGCCGACAGCGAATCAAATTTTACAAACTGAGGAGTGCTTGTACGTGGAGATGACCCGTAATGCAGGTGCTATTATCCAGGAAGATGATTTTGGGCCCAAACCAAAATTCTTTacatga